A genomic window from Gemmatimonadaceae bacterium includes:
- a CDS encoding efflux RND transporter periplasmic adaptor subunit, which produces MSPRRLTLAALAALGLVAACGKKAAAPLRISTAAVERRTIVVQAEATGIIEPINVVEVKSRASGQIVEMPVETGNLVRPGALIVQLDTRDVQNQFDQAKADLQSSEASLAVAEQNKRRSDELFRSQIITAQENEQAGLTYQNALANIVRARTNLDLAQQRLEDARVVAPVTGTIIEKPVALGQVIQSGTQAVGGGTTIVKMADLTKVRARALVNETDIGRVMAGQEATVIVDAFPDRPFRGVVEKIEPQAVVQQNVTMFPVLVSLENREGLLLPGMNGEVSIISDRRENVVAVPNEAIRSVREATQAAAILGISPDTIQAQLRNAMGGMGGGGMAGGMPNGMQGGARPAGPNAGAARPGFADFSQQGRQGGQGMQLPTVTDAQCKAVTDARTAKPAVAARIDSLQGQMRDPNADRMALMGSIRTAYGELGVDQQVARACVVRTQNQGGQPGAGPAPSGGNAAPAAAGTPTPARSGPRALAAPGAQQGANGARNAGRAGSRTGLVFVKRGENSWEARVVRLGVADYDFTEVLSGLEEGDQVALLSAAALQMQRQENQDRMRAMTGGSSPLGGGAGGARPPGR; this is translated from the coding sequence GTGTCTCCCCGCCGCCTCACCCTCGCCGCTCTCGCCGCTCTCGGCCTCGTCGCCGCCTGCGGCAAGAAGGCCGCCGCCCCGCTTCGCATCTCCACCGCCGCCGTGGAGCGCCGCACGATCGTCGTGCAGGCCGAAGCCACCGGCATCATCGAACCGATCAACGTCGTCGAGGTGAAGTCCCGCGCCTCCGGCCAGATCGTCGAGATGCCCGTCGAGACGGGCAACCTCGTCCGCCCGGGCGCGCTGATCGTCCAGCTCGACACGCGGGACGTGCAGAACCAGTTCGACCAGGCCAAGGCCGACCTCCAGTCGTCCGAGGCCTCCCTCGCCGTGGCCGAGCAGAACAAGCGGCGCTCCGACGAGCTCTTCCGTTCGCAGATCATCACGGCGCAGGAGAACGAGCAGGCCGGCCTCACGTACCAGAACGCGCTGGCGAACATCGTCCGCGCCCGCACCAACCTCGACCTCGCGCAGCAGCGCCTCGAGGATGCCCGCGTCGTCGCGCCCGTGACCGGCACCATCATCGAGAAGCCCGTAGCGCTGGGCCAGGTCATTCAGTCCGGCACGCAGGCCGTCGGTGGCGGCACGACCATCGTGAAGATGGCCGACCTCACCAAGGTCCGGGCCCGCGCGCTGGTCAATGAAACCGACATCGGCCGCGTGATGGCCGGCCAGGAAGCCACCGTCATCGTCGACGCCTTCCCCGACCGCCCCTTCCGCGGCGTGGTCGAGAAGATCGAACCCCAGGCCGTCGTCCAGCAGAACGTGACGATGTTCCCCGTGCTCGTCTCGCTCGAGAACCGCGAAGGCCTGCTCCTGCCCGGGATGAACGGTGAGGTGAGCATCATCTCCGATCGCCGCGAGAACGTCGTCGCGGTGCCGAATGAAGCCATCCGCTCCGTCCGCGAGGCTACGCAGGCTGCGGCCATCCTCGGCATCAGCCCCGACACCATCCAGGCCCAGTTGCGCAACGCGATGGGCGGGATGGGTGGTGGCGGTATGGCCGGCGGAATGCCCAATGGAATGCAGGGCGGCGCGCGTCCGGCCGGCCCCAACGCCGGTGCCGCACGCCCCGGCTTCGCCGACTTCTCGCAGCAGGGACGTCAGGGCGGCCAGGGAATGCAACTCCCGACCGTGACCGACGCCCAGTGCAAGGCCGTGACCGATGCCCGCACCGCCAAGCCGGCAGTGGCGGCGCGCATCGACTCGCTGCAGGGCCAGATGCGCGACCCCAACGCCGACCGGATGGCGCTGATGGGCTCCATCCGCACGGCCTACGGCGAACTCGGCGTGGACCAGCAGGTGGCCCGTGCCTGCGTCGTGCGGACGCAGAACCAGGGTGGCCAGCCTGGCGCCGGCCCGGCGCCGTCCGGCGGCAATGCCGCGCCGGCCGCCGCTGGCACGCCCACGCCCGCTCGCTCGGGCCCGCGTGCGCTCGCGGCGCCGGGTGCCCAGCAGGGCGCCAACGGCGCTCGCAATGCCGGCCGCGCGGGCTCGCGCACCGGGCTCGTCTTCGTCAAGCGCGGCGAGAACAGCTGGGAAGCCCGCGTCGTCCGCCTCGGCGTCGCCGACTACGACTTCACTGAAGTGCTCTCCGGCCTCGAGGAAGGCGACCAGGTCGCCCTGCTCAGCGCCGCCGCGTTGCAGATGCAGCGCCAGGAGAACCAGGACCGGATGCGCGCGATGACCGGCGGCTCCTCGCCGCTGGGCGGCGGCGCCGGCGGCGCCCGTCCGCCGGGTCGTTGA
- a CDS encoding ABC transporter permease: MLFGETIRVALGALRANKLRSLLTMLGIVIGVSAVIAVVALGRGAQSAVNERIASLGTTLLTVSPGQARSGGVMSFDVRTRLTLEDAQALRDRGTVLAAVQPEMASNLQVQFVNKNAGTSVVGTSANYPEVRKYELESGRFFTEGEDASRQRVAVVGPSVWQNLGLQSADGIVGENIRIRGIQFLVVGAYKSKGQASPFNNPDDQILIPIQTARFRVMGSNRLRSISVLAPSEALIPETMADIQRILRREHKLRPERPDDFQIRNQADFLNTLGETTQVFSMLLAGIAAVSLLVGGIGIMNIMLVSVTERTREIGIRKALGATRINILFQFLIEAIVLCLVGGALGIAVGAGGAYAFTKFLGWNTEVGTSSVMLAFGFSAFVGLVFGVYPARRAAVMDPIVALRYE, translated from the coding sequence ATGCTCTTCGGCGAAACCATTCGCGTCGCCCTCGGGGCGCTCCGGGCCAATAAGCTGCGCTCGCTGCTCACGATGCTCGGCATCGTGATCGGCGTGTCCGCGGTCATCGCCGTGGTCGCCCTCGGCCGCGGCGCCCAGAGCGCCGTCAACGAGCGCATCGCCTCGCTCGGCACGACGCTGCTCACCGTCTCGCCGGGCCAGGCCCGCTCCGGCGGCGTGATGTCCTTCGACGTGCGCACGCGCCTCACGCTCGAGGACGCCCAGGCGCTCCGCGATCGCGGCACCGTGCTCGCGGCGGTGCAGCCCGAGATGGCGTCCAATCTGCAGGTGCAGTTCGTCAACAAGAACGCCGGCACCTCGGTGGTCGGTACCTCGGCCAACTATCCCGAAGTCCGCAAGTACGAGTTGGAGTCAGGACGCTTCTTCACCGAGGGCGAAGACGCCAGCCGCCAGCGCGTGGCCGTCGTCGGGCCCTCGGTGTGGCAGAACCTCGGCCTGCAGAGCGCCGACGGCATCGTCGGCGAAAACATCCGCATCCGCGGCATCCAGTTCCTCGTCGTCGGCGCCTACAAGTCCAAGGGGCAGGCCTCGCCGTTCAACAACCCCGACGACCAGATCCTCATCCCCATCCAGACGGCCCGCTTCCGCGTGATGGGCAGCAACCGCCTGCGCTCCATCTCCGTCCTCGCGCCCAGCGAGGCGCTGATCCCGGAGACGATGGCCGACATCCAGCGCATCCTGCGCCGCGAGCACAAGCTGCGGCCCGAGCGCCCGGACGACTTCCAGATCCGCAACCAGGCCGACTTCCTCAACACCCTCGGCGAGACCACGCAGGTGTTCTCGATGCTGCTGGCCGGCATCGCCGCCGTGTCGCTGCTCGTCGGCGGCATCGGCATTATGAACATTATGCTGGTGTCGGTCACCGAGCGCACGCGCGAGATCGGCATCCGGAAGGCCTTGGGCGCGACGCGCATCAACATCCTCTTCCAGTTCCTGATCGAGGCCATCGTGCTCTGCCTCGTCGGCGGCGCGCTGGGCATCGCGGTGGGAGCCGGCGGAGCCTATGCCTTCACCAAGTTCCTCGGCTGGAACACCGAAGTCGGCACATCGTCGGTGATGCTCGCCTTCGGCTTCTCGGCCTTCGTCGGGCTCGTGTTCGGCGTGTACCCGGCCCGTCGCGCGGCGGTGATGGATCCGATCGTCGCGCTGCGCTACGAGTAG
- a CDS encoding potassium transporter Kup, giving the protein MTAEYKPPERHHVEANPTGKRLAILSLGALGVVYGDIGTSPLYALRECFSPEYGLLPTPENVYGILSLIVWALLLVVTVKYIVFILRADNRGEGGILAMLALLLQQEPSNRKRRFFVIALGLMGAALLYGDGMITPAISVVSAMEGLTVVSPRFQPAVVPLAIVILVALFLGQRFGTAKVGALFGPITFVWFATLATLGTVEVVKHPGILAALNPWHAVRFFLANGTAGFLVLGAVVLVVTGAEALYADMGHFGKRPIRLAWFVMTLPALLLNYFGQGALILRDAAAVENPFFLLAPRVMLYPLIALATIATIIASQAMISGAFSLSQQCIQLGYSPRMTITHTSAREFGQIYIPEINNALMVGCLVMVLGFRSSASLAAAYGIAVTGTFVLATTLYFIIALRRWNWAPWKAWLFFGFFMSIDLALFGASALKFVHGGWVPIVIAIGIFTLMTTWKRGRAILTERMQDISFPMETFLADIGENPRTRVPGTAVFMTSEVQGVPVVLLHHLKHNKVLHETVILMSIRTADVPETDRHDRVSIEALGHGFFRVIGTYGFMEGPDVKEILQRCRDAGIAARPLDTSYFLGREELIARSGPWRKGGLSMNIFRKKLYAVMARNARSATHYFQLPPNRVVELGTQIEF; this is encoded by the coding sequence ATGACCGCCGAGTACAAGCCACCCGAACGACACCACGTTGAGGCCAACCCTACGGGGAAGCGTCTCGCGATCCTGTCCCTCGGCGCCCTCGGCGTCGTGTACGGCGATATCGGGACCAGCCCGCTCTACGCGCTGCGGGAGTGCTTCAGTCCCGAATACGGACTCCTGCCGACGCCGGAGAACGTCTACGGCATCCTCTCGCTGATTGTCTGGGCCCTGCTGTTGGTGGTGACGGTCAAATACATCGTCTTCATCCTGAGGGCCGACAATCGCGGCGAGGGCGGCATCCTCGCGATGCTCGCCCTGCTGCTCCAGCAGGAGCCAAGCAACCGCAAGCGCCGCTTCTTCGTCATCGCGCTCGGCCTGATGGGCGCCGCGCTACTCTACGGCGACGGAATGATCACGCCGGCCATTTCCGTGGTCTCGGCGATGGAGGGCCTCACGGTCGTCTCGCCACGCTTCCAGCCCGCGGTCGTCCCGCTGGCCATCGTGATCCTAGTCGCCCTGTTTCTCGGCCAGCGCTTCGGGACCGCCAAGGTGGGGGCGCTCTTCGGTCCGATCACCTTCGTCTGGTTCGCCACGCTCGCCACCCTCGGTACCGTCGAGGTCGTCAAGCATCCGGGCATCCTCGCCGCGCTCAACCCTTGGCACGCGGTGCGCTTCTTCCTGGCCAATGGCACCGCGGGCTTCCTGGTGCTCGGCGCCGTCGTGCTCGTCGTGACCGGCGCCGAAGCGCTCTACGCCGATATGGGCCACTTCGGCAAGCGGCCGATCCGCCTCGCGTGGTTCGTGATGACCTTGCCGGCGCTGCTGCTCAACTACTTCGGCCAGGGCGCCTTGATCCTCCGTGACGCCGCGGCCGTCGAGAATCCATTCTTCCTGCTGGCGCCGCGCGTGATGCTGTATCCGCTGATCGCGCTGGCGACGATTGCCACCATCATCGCCTCGCAAGCGATGATCTCGGGCGCCTTCTCGCTCTCGCAGCAGTGCATCCAGCTCGGCTACTCGCCGCGGATGACGATCACGCACACCTCGGCGCGCGAGTTCGGGCAGATCTACATCCCTGAGATCAACAACGCGCTGATGGTCGGTTGCCTCGTGATGGTGCTCGGCTTCAGGTCCTCGGCGTCGCTGGCCGCCGCCTATGGCATCGCCGTCACGGGCACCTTCGTGTTGGCAACTACGCTGTACTTCATCATCGCGCTGCGCCGCTGGAATTGGGCACCGTGGAAGGCCTGGCTGTTCTTCGGCTTCTTTATGAGCATCGACTTGGCGCTGTTCGGCGCCAGCGCACTCAAGTTCGTGCACGGCGGCTGGGTCCCGATCGTCATCGCCATCGGAATCTTCACGTTGATGACCACCTGGAAGCGCGGGCGGGCCATCCTCACCGAGCGGATGCAGGACATCTCGTTTCCGATGGAGACTTTCCTCGCCGACATCGGCGAGAACCCGCGCACGCGCGTGCCGGGCACGGCCGTCTTTATGACCTCCGAGGTCCAGGGCGTGCCGGTGGTGCTGCTCCACCACCTCAAGCACAACAAGGTGCTGCACGAGACCGTCATCCTGATGTCCATCCGCACCGCCGACGTGCCGGAGACGGATCGCCACGACCGCGTGAGCATCGAGGCGCTGGGCCACGGCTTCTTCCGCGTCATCGGGACCTATGGGTTTATGGAAGGCCCCGACGTGAAGGAGATCCTGCAGCGCTGCCGCGACGCCGGCATCGCCGCGCGCCCGCTGGACACCAGCTACTTCCTCGGCCGCGAGGAGCTCATCGCGCGCAGCGGCCCGTGGCGCAAGGGCGGGCTGTCGATGAACATCTTCCGCAAGAAGCTCTATGCGGTGATGGCACGGAACGCCCGCAGCGCAACGCACTACTTCCAGCTCCCGCCGAATCGCGTGGTGGAACTGGGGACGCAGATTGAGTTCTAG
- a CDS encoding PDZ domain-containing protein — protein sequence MTRLLFRAAVLTAAIPLASASAQEVRVYSGEPGRVEVVRSMLNRAMLGITLADRSERGDTLGLRVDAVNDDMPAARAGLKSGDRLQSINGVSLRADRSDAGERDYDGVLSRRLQREMAKVSAGDTVTLRVLSDGRARDVRVPTVAPETMAGRLTRTLSRGANADRPVLGISTSSTGSLRDTLGVFVTSVNEEGPAAKAGIIEGDRIAAINGVSLRTAREDVRDPQVTSAKTERLRNELAKVDAGQSVELTVVTAGRSRTVRVTPVKASDLPSSFFGAWSFEVPSVRMLTPSMAPTPAVPPVPPAAPRAPRPLVRGVIQI from the coding sequence ATGACCAGACTCCTATTCCGTGCGGCCGTCCTGACGGCCGCGATTCCCCTTGCCAGCGCCAGCGCGCAGGAAGTGCGCGTGTACTCCGGCGAACCCGGCCGCGTCGAGGTCGTACGCTCGATGCTGAATCGCGCGATGCTCGGCATCACCCTGGCGGATCGCAGCGAACGCGGCGACACGCTTGGCCTGCGCGTCGATGCGGTGAATGACGATATGCCGGCAGCCCGGGCCGGGCTCAAGTCGGGCGACCGCCTGCAGAGCATCAACGGCGTCTCGCTGCGGGCCGACCGCTCCGATGCCGGCGAACGCGACTACGACGGCGTGCTCAGCCGGCGCCTGCAGCGCGAGATGGCCAAAGTGAGCGCTGGCGACACCGTGACGCTCCGCGTGCTCAGCGATGGCCGCGCCCGCGACGTCCGCGTGCCGACCGTCGCGCCGGAGACGATGGCCGGGCGACTGACCCGCACGCTCTCGCGCGGCGCCAATGCCGACCGCCCGGTGCTGGGCATCAGCACCTCGTCCACGGGCAGCCTGCGCGACACGCTCGGCGTGTTCGTGACCTCGGTGAACGAGGAAGGGCCGGCCGCGAAGGCGGGCATCATCGAGGGCGACCGGATTGCCGCCATCAACGGCGTGAGCCTGCGCACCGCGCGCGAGGACGTTCGCGATCCGCAGGTCACGTCGGCCAAGACGGAGCGCCTGCGCAACGAGCTCGCCAAGGTGGATGCCGGCCAGTCAGTGGAACTGACGGTGGTCACCGCCGGCCGCTCGCGCACCGTGCGTGTGACGCCGGTGAAGGCCAGCGACCTGCCGAGCAGCTTCTTCGGGGCCTGGAGCTTCGAGGTGCCCAGCGTCCGGATGCTTACGCCGTCAATGGCACCAACCCCGGCCGTGCCCCCGGTGCCGCCCGCCGCGCCGAGGGCTCCACGCCCCCTCGTGCGCGGCGTGATACAGATCTAG